In Paraburkholderia terrae, a genomic segment contains:
- a CDS encoding aldo/keto reductase, producing MEHIVNRHGLDMPKLGLGTWPMLGEDCTRAVVQALELGYRHIDTAAGYQNEDAVGAALAASPVPREQIHVTSKVWWDQLEPQALRASCERSLRDLRSEYVDLFLIHWPTQDMDLRRSIDALVALKERGLARAIGVANFPLPLLREAVETIGAPLAAIQVEYHVTLGQSKLLDFARLHEMALTAYSPLVRNRVSEIPAIVDIARKHGVLPTQVALAWLLEQANVAAVPKASGAANQTSNLATLDVRLDDEDRAVIAALPKDERLVSPVFAPQWDEVV from the coding sequence TTGGAACACATCGTCAATCGACACGGCCTCGACATGCCGAAGCTCGGCCTCGGCACCTGGCCGATGCTCGGCGAAGACTGCACGCGCGCGGTCGTTCAGGCTCTGGAACTCGGCTATCGGCATATCGACACGGCAGCGGGCTATCAGAATGAGGATGCCGTCGGTGCCGCGCTCGCTGCGTCGCCGGTGCCGCGGGAGCAGATTCACGTGACCAGCAAGGTCTGGTGGGATCAGCTCGAACCGCAGGCGCTGCGCGCGTCGTGCGAGCGCTCGTTGCGCGATTTGCGTAGCGAGTACGTGGATCTGTTTCTGATTCACTGGCCCACGCAGGACATGGACTTGCGCCGCTCGATTGATGCGCTCGTCGCGCTGAAGGAGCGCGGGCTTGCGCGGGCGATTGGCGTTGCTAACTTCCCGTTGCCGCTGTTGCGTGAGGCCGTCGAGACGATCGGCGCGCCGCTCGCGGCGATACAGGTCGAGTATCACGTGACGCTTGGTCAGTCGAAGCTGCTGGATTTCGCGCGGCTGCATGAGATGGCGCTGACGGCGTATAGCCCGCTTGTGCGTAATCGTGTGTCGGAGATTCCCGCGATCGTTGATATTGCGCGCAAGCATGGTGTGCTGCCGACGCAGGTCGCTCTGGCCTGGCTGCTTGAGCAGGCGAATGTTGCTGCTGTGCCGAAGGCGAGTGGTGCGGCGAATCAGACTTCGAACTTGGCGACGCTTGATGTGCGACTTGACGATGAAGACCGCGCGGTGATTGCTGCGTTGCCGAAGGACGAGCGGCTCGTGAGTCCTGTGTTTGCGCCGCAGTGGGATGAGGTGGTGTGA
- a CDS encoding amidohydrolase family protein, which translates to MSVFDEDKIDCHCHIFDPVRFPYRDDTAYRPAQQEIGTAAQFVHVMDAYRVRHALLVGPTSGYRTDNRCLVDALETYQERFRGIAVVDNDIGRGELVALRRAGVVGVAFNPAMEGVELVRDAGALFALLADLGMFAQIQVCGDQLVALAPWLAQQEAQLLIDHGGRPDIDAGIAQPGFQALLRLADSARATVKLSGWQKYSRRAYPYEDAWPYAHALLGAFGPQRCMWGSDWPFLRAPERLDYGPLLTLFEQIVPDAETRHQIQWETPRRLLGFDAQRS; encoded by the coding sequence ATGAGCGTATTCGACGAAGACAAGATCGACTGCCACTGCCATATCTTCGATCCCGTTCGTTTTCCGTACCGGGACGACACCGCGTATCGGCCTGCACAGCAGGAGATCGGCACGGCCGCGCAGTTCGTACACGTGATGGACGCGTATCGCGTGCGGCACGCCCTGCTGGTCGGCCCGACGAGCGGCTACCGGACCGACAACCGCTGCCTGGTCGATGCATTGGAGACGTACCAGGAACGCTTTCGCGGCATCGCGGTGGTCGATAACGATATCGGCCGAGGCGAGCTTGTCGCGCTGCGCCGCGCGGGCGTGGTTGGCGTCGCGTTTAATCCGGCGATGGAAGGCGTCGAACTCGTGCGCGATGCAGGTGCGCTGTTTGCGCTGCTGGCCGACCTCGGGATGTTTGCGCAGATCCAGGTGTGTGGCGATCAACTGGTCGCGTTGGCGCCATGGCTCGCGCAGCAGGAAGCGCAACTTCTGATCGACCACGGCGGTCGGCCCGATATCGACGCGGGCATCGCTCAGCCAGGCTTCCAGGCGCTGCTGCGGCTCGCGGATTCCGCGCGCGCGACCGTCAAGCTGTCCGGCTGGCAAAAGTACTCGCGCAGGGCGTATCCGTATGAGGACGCATGGCCGTACGCGCACGCGCTGCTTGGCGCCTTCGGCCCGCAACGCTGCATGTGGGGTTCCGACTGGCCGTTCCTGCGCGCGCCGGAGCGGCTCGACTATGGGCCGCTGCTGACGCTGTTCGAGCAGATCGTTCCCGACGCGGAAACCCGGCATCAGATTCAGTGGGAAACGCCGCGACGCCTTTTGGGTTTCGACGCTCAACGATCTTGA
- a CDS encoding LysR family transcriptional regulator, which translates to MRFKLRQMEVFRAVMLTGSINAAAKMLYVSQPAVSKLVAHTETTLGLRLFERAKGRLIPTAEAQALYREVEQVYQSALRVDEFARALALGPASLLRVACSPSLAPGVVAPAIVELKRQLPGLSVDWHTTLMADLPLEVLSKTVDVAITSLPIEHEHLEAVPFMRGRMVCALPPGHPLAERERIALADLEQEPMILFRRDIPFGTIIVRACQQANVELTSVVDVTRADQALALVRGGLGLAIVDEFAAGDVDCIVRPLVEDLEMVATFVYSKFSPPSRSATVLMQAVCRRADELGRRTR; encoded by the coding sequence ATGCGTTTCAAGCTGCGACAGATGGAAGTGTTCCGCGCGGTGATGCTGACGGGCTCGATCAACGCGGCCGCGAAGATGCTGTACGTCTCGCAGCCCGCCGTCAGCAAACTGGTCGCGCACACGGAGACCACGCTCGGACTGCGGCTCTTCGAGCGCGCGAAAGGCCGGCTCATCCCGACGGCCGAAGCGCAGGCGCTGTATCGCGAGGTCGAGCAGGTTTATCAATCGGCGCTGCGTGTCGATGAGTTCGCGCGGGCACTCGCGCTTGGCCCGGCCAGCCTGCTGCGCGTCGCGTGCAGCCCTTCGCTTGCGCCTGGCGTGGTCGCGCCCGCCATCGTTGAACTGAAGCGGCAGTTGCCGGGGCTCAGCGTCGACTGGCATACCACGCTGATGGCCGACTTGCCGCTCGAAGTGTTGAGCAAAACCGTCGACGTCGCAATCACGTCGCTGCCAATCGAGCATGAGCATCTGGAGGCCGTGCCGTTCATGCGCGGGCGAATGGTGTGCGCGTTGCCGCCGGGCCATCCGCTCGCCGAGCGCGAGCGGATCGCGCTCGCGGACCTGGAGCAAGAGCCGATGATTCTTTTCCGGCGCGACATCCCGTTCGGCACGATCATCGTGCGCGCATGCCAGCAGGCCAATGTCGAACTGACATCGGTGGTCGACGTCACGCGCGCCGATCAGGCGCTCGCACTCGTGCGCGGCGGACTAGGACTGGCGATCGTCGACGAGTTCGCAGCGGGCGATGTCGACTGCATCGTGCGCCCGCTCGTCGAGGATCTGGAGATGGTAGCGACATTCGTCTATTCGAAGTTCTCCCCACCGTCGCGCAGCGCGACCGTGCTGATGCAAGCCGTCTGCCGGCGCGCAGACGAACTCGGCAGACGAACCCGTTGA
- a CDS encoding cupin domain-containing protein, with protein MKRILCSLLIASLPFGSVLAQAPKEKSAKVTLVYQHELPNVPGKSIKGVLVEYGPGGYSAGHTHAKSAFIYATVLEGAIRSQVNDGPVTVYKAGQNFSELPGDRHGVSANASKTKPAKLLAVFVVDTNETELTTPFGN; from the coding sequence ATGAAACGCATCCTCTGTTCGCTACTCATCGCGAGCTTGCCGTTCGGCAGCGTGCTTGCGCAGGCACCAAAAGAAAAGAGCGCCAAGGTGACGCTCGTCTATCAGCACGAACTGCCGAACGTTCCGGGCAAGAGCATCAAGGGCGTGCTGGTCGAGTATGGTCCGGGGGGCTATTCGGCCGGTCATACGCACGCGAAGTCCGCGTTCATCTATGCGACCGTGCTCGAGGGTGCGATCCGCAGTCAGGTCAATGACGGACCTGTGACGGTCTACAAGGCCGGGCAGAATTTTTCTGAACTGCCCGGCGACCGCCACGGCGTCAGCGCGAACGCGAGCAAGACGAAGCCGGCGAAGCTTCTCGCCGTCTTCGTGGTGGATACGAACGAGACGGAACTGACGACGCCATTCGGGAATTGA
- a CDS encoding SDR family oxidoreductase, with protein sequence MKIVIIGGTGLIGTKTAAILRQADHDVVAASPRSGVNTITGEGLKACLTGAQVVIDLSNSPSFEDKAVLAFFETSARNLRTAEAEAGVRHHVALSIVGTDRTPENGYFRAKVAQEKLVESSGVPYTIVRSTQFFEFLGGIADSGMQDNAVRLSPGMFQPIAADDVAAIVADVALAAPRNGIIDIAGPERAPFDEIIARYLKAAGDPREVVRDPEARYFGGLVGDLSLVPLGEARLGKIGFDEWFRRSQSKA encoded by the coding sequence ATGAAGATCGTTATCATTGGCGGCACGGGCCTGATCGGCACGAAGACGGCCGCTATCCTGCGTCAGGCTGATCACGATGTGGTCGCCGCTTCGCCCAGAAGCGGCGTCAACACCATCACGGGCGAAGGGCTCAAAGCGTGCCTGACGGGCGCGCAGGTGGTCATCGACCTGTCCAATTCGCCCTCGTTCGAAGACAAGGCGGTGCTGGCATTCTTCGAAACCTCCGCCCGCAACCTTCGCACGGCCGAGGCGGAGGCGGGCGTCCGGCACCATGTCGCGCTGTCCATCGTGGGAACCGATCGCACGCCCGAGAACGGCTACTTTCGCGCGAAGGTCGCGCAGGAGAAGCTGGTTGAGTCTTCCGGCGTTCCCTACACGATCGTCCGCTCGACGCAGTTCTTCGAATTCCTTGGCGGCATCGCCGATTCAGGCATGCAAGACAACGCGGTCCGGCTCTCGCCTGGTATGTTCCAGCCCATCGCGGCCGATGACGTCGCCGCGATCGTCGCCGATGTCGCGCTTGCCGCGCCGCGCAACGGCATCATCGATATTGCCGGACCCGAACGCGCGCCGTTCGACGAAATCATCGCCCGCTATCTGAAAGCGGCCGGCGATCCGCGCGAAGTCGTGCGCGACCCTGAGGCCCGTTACTTCGGCGGCCTGGTCGGAGATCTTTCGCTTGTGCCGCTCGGCGAAGCGCGCCTTGGCAAGATCGGTTTCGACGAATGGTTTCGCCGCTCGCAGAGCAAGGCCTGA
- a CDS encoding carboxymuconolactone decarboxylase family protein → MNAPRLAWTTLAPLQFKSLYAVSQSLAESSLGSKLIELVQTRVSQINGCAYCLDMHARELRKGGESWQRLNVLSAWRETHFFTAKEQAALAWAESLTRLADGHADREVEYQALRVYFNDGEIVELTWAVAVINAWNRMAIGMHQPVDANPID, encoded by the coding sequence ATGAATGCACCTCGTCTCGCGTGGACTACCCTCGCACCCCTCCAGTTCAAGTCGCTGTATGCCGTCAGCCAGTCGCTGGCCGAGTCGTCCCTTGGCAGCAAGCTGATCGAACTCGTGCAGACGCGCGTGTCGCAAATCAACGGCTGCGCCTACTGTCTCGACATGCATGCGCGCGAACTGCGCAAGGGCGGCGAATCGTGGCAGCGCCTGAACGTATTGTCGGCGTGGCGCGAGACCCACTTCTTCACCGCCAAAGAGCAGGCCGCGCTGGCGTGGGCTGAATCCTTGACACGCCTTGCTGATGGTCATGCGGATCGTGAAGTCGAATATCAGGCATTGCGCGTGTACTTTAACGACGGGGAAATCGTCGAGTTGACGTGGGCCGTCGCCGTCATCAACGCGTGGAATCGTATGGCGATTGGCATGCATCAGCCTGTCGATGCAAACCCGATCGACTAA
- a CDS encoding FMN-dependent NADH-azoreductase: MNSLKVLLLDCSPRRDNSTSRHFTRHLLPAMAERLGRDIQITRRELGTQPLPPITEAHAESLVLPGNVAKERFGEALAVSDELIRELDQADMLWISTPVHNFTVPAVLKNWIDHVVRIDVTFAAGANGKVGLLRDRPTFVAVTAGGAMFREPAYQPDFFRPYLSAVLGVIGLKDVTFMHAAGLVSTDEPLALVEAKAAQWLRDNPQRHASSESNTSSIA; encoded by the coding sequence ATGAACAGCCTCAAGGTGTTGCTGCTCGATTGCAGCCCCCGGCGCGACAACTCGACGAGCCGGCACTTCACCCGTCATTTGCTGCCAGCCATGGCCGAGCGTCTGGGGCGGGACATTCAGATCACGCGGCGCGAGCTTGGCACGCAACCGCTGCCGCCCATCACGGAAGCGCACGCGGAATCGCTCGTGTTGCCCGGTAACGTTGCGAAAGAGCGGTTCGGCGAGGCGCTCGCCGTATCGGACGAACTGATTCGTGAACTGGATCAGGCGGACATGCTCTGGATCTCGACGCCCGTACACAACTTCACGGTGCCTGCCGTGCTCAAGAACTGGATCGATCACGTGGTGCGTATCGACGTGACGTTTGCCGCGGGCGCGAACGGCAAGGTCGGCTTGTTACGCGACCGCCCCACCTTCGTTGCCGTGACCGCCGGCGGCGCGATGTTCCGGGAGCCTGCCTATCAGCCGGACTTCTTTCGACCTTATCTGTCCGCCGTGCTGGGCGTGATCGGACTCAAGGACGTCACGTTCATGCATGCGGCTGGCCTCGTATCGACGGACGAGCCGCTTGCGCTCGTCGAGGCAAAGGCGGCGCAGTGGCTGCGCGACAACCCGCAGCGCCACGCGTCATCCGAATCCAACACTTCTTCTATTGCTTAA
- a CDS encoding GNAT family N-acetyltransferase, whose product MTDTLTLRHAETDADVMACFDVMHQLRPQLNSAEDFLARVALQRAQGYRLLGVWENGEAVALAGYRRIDNLIHGRFIYVDDLITDEAGRGHGHGERLLAELGTLGRAEDCQRLVLDTALANALAQRFYFRCGLLARGLHFSMELA is encoded by the coding sequence ATGACTGACACACTGACCCTCCGACATGCCGAAACAGATGCCGATGTGATGGCCTGTTTCGACGTCATGCATCAACTGCGTCCCCAATTGAATTCGGCCGAGGACTTCCTCGCTCGTGTCGCGCTGCAACGTGCCCAGGGCTATCGCCTGCTAGGCGTTTGGGAAAACGGCGAGGCCGTCGCGCTGGCCGGCTATCGGCGCATCGACAACCTGATTCACGGCCGCTTCATCTACGTCGACGATCTGATCACGGACGAGGCGGGACGCGGCCATGGTCATGGCGAACGCCTGCTTGCCGAACTGGGTACGCTGGGCCGCGCGGAAGACTGTCAGCGTCTCGTGCTCGATACGGCGCTCGCCAACGCGCTCGCGCAACGCTTCTATTTCCGCTGCGGCCTGCTTGCCCGCGGCCTTCACTTCAGCATGGAGCTGGCATGA
- a CDS encoding PLP-dependent aminotransferase family protein — translation MTQPTARAKPGAPPIHEQIYARFRAMIEQGQLSPGQKVSSLRALATELGVARGTVQVAYDRLLGEGYLVAHGPAGTFVSEHTAPAQPARAKQAAVVAPPLPAEGAPGNIIEVDGGSPAPFQMGLPALDEFPRKLWAGVMARQVRKAGSLTKPKPAGYMPLREALAAYLHRSRGIDADAGQVFIVPAYTASLALTVDALGLARESAWVEHPGYPPTAQTLKRLGLPVCDVSVDQHGIDVAFGRAHFPHARLAVVTPSHQSPTGVALPLQRRVELLDWAAERDAWIVEDDYDGEYRYRGHPLPALKSMDSGGRVIYCGTLSKVLFPGLRLSYVVVAQSLVPQFELACRCTTHGGCPELLQAAVAEFISEGHFSRHIKRMRTLYARRRALLAEALAPYAAEGFVVHLQDGGMHLLVDVRDDLDDVVLASRARNAGLAVHALTTWRNGAPGRRGLLMGFTNVRDRDEAERLVAEMIRSFELHAG, via the coding sequence ATGACACAGCCAACGGCCCGGGCGAAACCCGGCGCTCCCCCCATCCATGAGCAGATCTATGCGCGGTTTCGCGCGATGATCGAACAGGGACAGCTCAGTCCCGGCCAGAAGGTGTCGTCCTTGCGGGCGTTGGCGACTGAACTGGGCGTGGCTCGCGGCACCGTGCAGGTCGCCTACGACCGCCTGCTCGGCGAGGGCTACCTCGTTGCCCATGGTCCGGCAGGGACATTCGTTTCGGAACACACGGCCCCGGCGCAGCCCGCTCGCGCGAAGCAAGCGGCTGTCGTCGCCCCCCCGCTGCCGGCAGAGGGCGCACCCGGCAATATCATCGAAGTGGATGGCGGCAGTCCCGCACCGTTTCAGATGGGGCTGCCCGCGCTCGACGAATTCCCAAGGAAGCTCTGGGCAGGAGTGATGGCGCGGCAGGTTCGCAAGGCGGGATCGCTCACCAAACCCAAGCCCGCCGGTTACATGCCGTTGCGCGAGGCGCTGGCGGCCTATCTGCACCGCTCGCGCGGCATCGACGCGGATGCGGGCCAGGTCTTCATCGTGCCCGCCTATACCGCGAGCCTCGCGTTGACCGTCGACGCACTCGGCCTTGCACGCGAAAGCGCCTGGGTCGAGCATCCGGGCTATCCGCCCACTGCGCAAACGCTGAAACGGCTCGGCCTGCCGGTCTGCGATGTATCCGTGGATCAACACGGCATCGACGTCGCCTTTGGACGCGCGCATTTCCCACACGCGCGGCTTGCCGTCGTCACGCCGTCGCACCAGAGTCCGACTGGCGTCGCGTTGCCGTTACAGCGTCGCGTCGAACTTCTCGATTGGGCGGCCGAGCGTGACGCGTGGATCGTCGAGGATGACTACGACGGCGAGTACCGGTATCGCGGGCATCCCTTGCCCGCGCTGAAAAGCATGGACTCGGGCGGCCGGGTGATCTATTGCGGCACGCTGAGCAAGGTGCTGTTTCCGGGGCTGCGGCTTTCGTATGTGGTCGTCGCGCAAAGCCTCGTTCCGCAGTTCGAACTGGCGTGCAGGTGTACCACGCATGGCGGTTGCCCCGAACTGCTACAAGCGGCTGTCGCCGAGTTCATCAGCGAGGGCCACTTCTCGCGACATATCAAGCGAATGCGAACGCTCTACGCCCGACGCCGCGCGCTGCTGGCCGAAGCGCTCGCGCCTTACGCTGCCGAAGGCTTCGTCGTCCATTTGCAGGACGGCGGCATGCACCTTCTCGTCGACGTACGCGACGATCTCGACGATGTCGTGCTGGCCAGTCGCGCCCGCAACGCAGGCTTAGCCGTGCATGCGCTCACGACATGGCGCAACGGCGCGCCCGGACGGCGCGGCCTGTTGATGGGATTCACGAACGTCCGCGACCGCGACGAAGCTGAACGGCTGGTTGCGGAAATGATTCGCTCGTTCGAATTGCACGCGGGTTAG
- a CDS encoding Ohr family peroxiredoxin, translating into MTTLRPPPLTLLDKYSGHEPQILYSTTVTVTGGGTGHGRASGIARSDDGQLAVDLRMPKALGGPGGGTNPEQLFAAGYAACFHGALSLLAARSAVRIHNASVDVTVDFGRDPIDGLFVLSAHTRVHLPGVDRAVAEELVRKTERFCPYTKMARQGIVNVVALVVAGETSES; encoded by the coding sequence ATGACAACGCTACGCCCACCGCCATTGACGCTACTCGACAAGTACTCCGGACATGAGCCTCAAATCCTGTATTCGACCACAGTCACCGTCACGGGCGGCGGCACGGGTCATGGACGCGCGTCGGGTATCGCGCGCTCGGACGACGGGCAGCTCGCCGTCGATCTACGCATGCCCAAAGCGCTCGGCGGACCCGGTGGAGGAACCAATCCGGAGCAGTTATTCGCCGCGGGGTATGCGGCCTGTTTTCATGGCGCGCTCAGTCTGTTGGCGGCCCGCTCGGCTGTTCGCATTCACAACGCGTCAGTCGATGTCACCGTCGATTTCGGCCGGGACCCGATCGATGGCCTGTTCGTGCTGAGCGCCCATACGCGCGTCCATTTGCCGGGCGTCGATCGTGCCGTCGCCGAAGAGCTGGTTCGCAAAACCGAGCGGTTTTGCCCGTACACGAAGATGGCAAGGCAGGGCATCGTGAATGTCGTCGCGCTCGTCGTGGCTGGCGAGACGAGCGAGTCGTGA
- a CDS encoding DUF3331 domain-containing protein: MNRIDPWFQIVSGLHGRSRFTAQQNPASAGRGPRERCSPMTTAMANASSIRRIEWQTTCTILVTWSDSTLGRFEDQTWRAGFARTSGICGLTGVPVRRGDPVFRPLQRAGVLPRNAFDMIRADTLGAPTSYRSNG, from the coding sequence ATGAACAGAATCGATCCATGGTTCCAGATTGTCAGCGGGTTGCACGGCCGCAGCCGGTTCACTGCGCAGCAAAATCCCGCGTCCGCAGGGCGCGGGCCGCGCGAGCGCTGCAGTCCGATGACCACCGCGATGGCCAATGCTTCATCGATCCGCCGCATCGAGTGGCAGACCACCTGCACGATTCTGGTTACGTGGAGCGATTCGACGCTGGGCAGGTTCGAAGATCAGACATGGCGCGCAGGCTTTGCGCGCACTTCAGGCATTTGCGGTCTGACAGGTGTCCCCGTTCGTCGCGGCGACCCGGTGTTCCGGCCGTTACAGCGAGCCGGCGTGCTGCCGAGAAACGCATTCGACATGATTCGGGCTGACACGCTAGGGGCACCGACGAGCTATAGGTCGAATGGGTAG
- a CDS encoding alpha/beta fold hydrolase codes for MSKNSNQKQNPARRNILIGSAAAAGGIAASLIPCTLQAAQPGASSGASKPHGQHPASYITTRDGTQLYYKDWGAGCPVVFCHGWPLSSDSWESQMMFVASHGYRAVAHDRRGHGRSSQPWNGNDMDTYADDLATVFETLGLKDAILVGFSTGGGEVARYLGRHGTKRVSKVVLVSAVPPLMLKTPANPGGLPIDVFDGLRAAQLANRSQFYKDVPAGPFYGFNRPGAKPSQGLIDSWWMQGMQGGHKNTYDSIAAFAQTDFTEDLKKIDVPTLIVHGDDDQIVPIDAAGRASAKLIRNSKLIVYPGAPHGLTDTHKEKFNADLLAFIQS; via the coding sequence ATGTCGAAAAACAGTAACCAGAAGCAGAATCCCGCGCGCCGGAACATTCTGATCGGCAGCGCCGCAGCCGCTGGCGGCATCGCGGCATCACTGATTCCGTGTACGCTGCAGGCAGCGCAGCCGGGCGCGTCGTCAGGCGCGTCGAAGCCTCATGGCCAACATCCGGCGAGCTACATCACGACGAGAGACGGCACGCAGTTGTACTACAAGGATTGGGGCGCCGGCTGCCCCGTGGTGTTCTGTCATGGCTGGCCGCTCAGCTCAGATAGCTGGGAGTCACAGATGATGTTCGTTGCGTCGCACGGTTATCGCGCCGTCGCGCACGATCGTCGCGGCCATGGACGTTCGAGCCAGCCCTGGAACGGCAACGACATGGACACCTATGCGGACGATCTCGCCACCGTGTTCGAGACGCTCGGGCTGAAGGATGCGATTCTGGTGGGCTTTTCTACGGGTGGCGGAGAAGTGGCACGCTATCTCGGCCGGCATGGCACGAAACGTGTGTCCAAAGTCGTGCTCGTTTCCGCTGTGCCGCCGTTGATGCTGAAAACGCCTGCCAATCCAGGCGGATTACCCATCGACGTATTCGATGGCCTGCGCGCAGCGCAACTGGCGAACCGCTCGCAGTTCTACAAGGACGTGCCGGCGGGTCCGTTCTACGGCTTCAATCGTCCGGGTGCCAAGCCCTCGCAGGGTCTGATCGATTCGTGGTGGATGCAGGGCATGCAAGGCGGCCACAAGAACACCTACGATTCAATCGCGGCGTTTGCGCAAACGGACTTTACCGAAGACCTGAAGAAGATCGACGTTCCCACGCTGATCGTCCATGGCGACGACGATCAGATCGTGCCCATTGACGCTGCAGGTCGTGCGTCCGCGAAGCTGATCCGGAACTCGAAACTGATTGTCTATCCCGGCGCGCCGCATGGTTTGACGGACACGCACAAAGAGAAATTCAACGCAGATCTTCTGGCGTTCATCCAGAGCTAA
- a CDS encoding DedA family protein produces the protein MIVFFNVLASSLGLPFPSITTLMMIAASIALAQQDLSHTLLQFGALFGAAVAGGVIGDLVWFLLGRRYGKRAFRRVIELSPSTQGSITTVERYFARWGTRVLVITRFVPGLSLVAVPLCGATAIRTRSFLLHDCISISIWACVGLLLGALLATHIDVLLSSILRFGWQVAFVAFTPALFVLYRWFARRLLSVGQQACAPTHTPLIVSSHII, from the coding sequence TTGATCGTCTTCTTCAATGTACTCGCGTCGTCGCTCGGCCTGCCCTTTCCGTCCATCACGACACTGATGATGATTGCAGCGAGCATAGCGCTCGCCCAGCAAGACCTCTCGCATACGCTGCTGCAGTTTGGCGCGCTGTTCGGCGCTGCCGTCGCCGGTGGTGTCATTGGCGACCTGGTCTGGTTTCTTCTCGGCCGACGCTATGGGAAACGCGCTTTCCGACGGGTGATCGAACTGTCGCCGTCGACGCAAGGCAGTATCACGACGGTCGAACGATACTTCGCGCGCTGGGGTACACGCGTGCTAGTCATCACCCGCTTCGTGCCGGGCTTGTCGCTCGTCGCCGTGCCTCTTTGCGGGGCCACGGCGATAAGAACACGCTCTTTTCTGCTTCACGATTGCATCAGCATTAGCATATGGGCATGCGTGGGACTTCTCCTCGGCGCGCTGCTTGCGACACACATTGACGTGTTGTTGAGCAGCATTCTCCGCTTTGGATGGCAAGTCGCATTCGTTGCCTTCACGCCAGCACTCTTCGTCTTATACCGGTGGTTCGCGCGCCGGCTCCTTTCTGTGGGCCAGCAAGCATGTGCGCCGACACACACGCCGCTTATCGTCAGCTCACACATCATATGA